The Fictibacillus arsenicus genome contains a region encoding:
- the ftsL gene encoding cell division protein FtsL: MSNLAYQVQKQQIQTQAQPQRNPRPVEQPSRKLFTKGEVILWGMMGVVLIAGLVWLISLYASVYQTTAKVETIQRDISAETKIVEDYHLQVTELSNPERIMKIAKEQGFIFDDKNVKVVQD; the protein is encoded by the coding sequence TTGAGTAATTTAGCATATCAAGTTCAAAAACAACAAATACAAACACAAGCACAGCCCCAAAGAAATCCTAGACCCGTCGAACAGCCGTCACGAAAACTTTTTACAAAAGGTGAAGTGATCTTGTGGGGAATGATGGGAGTTGTTTTAATAGCCGGTCTAGTGTGGCTTATTTCACTTTACGCATCTGTATATCAAACTACTGCTAAGGTTGAAACAATCCAAAGAGATATCTCAGCTGAAACTAAGATCGTAGAAGATTATCACCTACAAGTTACAGAATTAAGCAACCCTGAGCGCATCATGAAAATCGCTAAGGAACAAGGATTTATTTTTGATGATAAAAACGTAAAAGTTGTTCAGGACTAA
- a CDS encoding UDP-N-acetylmuramoyl-L-alanyl-D-glutamate--2,6-diaminopimelate ligase, with product MELRELLTYLVNYEMDIEANPEITSVEMDSRKAGKGCLFVCIEGVIFDGHDFAETAAKNGAAAILAEKDIDVNIPVIKVKNSKKALAVLADAFYGHPSQKLHLIGITGTNGKTTTSHLIEKVFRDAGRSTGMIGTIEMKIKDQSFKVANTTPDSLFLQNAFYRMTQEKVDAAVMEVSSHALDQGRVWGCDFDIAIFTNLTQDHLDYHKNMEEYQFAKSLLFSQMGNTYHRADRKVAVLNNDDPASKIFERVTSAQVISYGIDNDSDVRAADITIGSQGTSFTLVTPKGSRKVTLKLIGKFSVYNVLAAITACLLSGLELDQIISSLEDVTGVSGRFEPVIAGQDFTVIVDYAHTPDSLENVLRTIKEFAKGSITAIVGCGGDRDKTKRPLMAGIAADLADSAIFTSDNPRTEDPLQILKDMEEGADEGSYVTIPDRKKAIEYAVERAKTNDVILIAGKGHETYQIIGKDVFDFDDRIVAREAIKAVKK from the coding sequence ATGGAATTAAGAGAATTGCTTACATATTTAGTGAATTATGAAATGGATATTGAAGCCAATCCTGAAATTACCTCTGTTGAAATGGACTCGAGGAAAGCTGGGAAAGGCTGTCTATTTGTATGTATTGAAGGAGTAATATTTGACGGCCATGATTTTGCTGAGACTGCTGCGAAAAATGGTGCAGCAGCTATATTAGCTGAAAAGGATATAGATGTTAACATTCCTGTAATTAAAGTTAAGAACTCTAAAAAGGCTTTGGCTGTTTTGGCAGATGCTTTTTATGGCCATCCCTCACAAAAATTGCATTTAATCGGGATCACTGGAACAAACGGCAAGACAACTACATCTCACCTTATTGAAAAAGTTTTTCGTGATGCAGGCAGAAGTACTGGAATGATCGGTACGATAGAAATGAAAATTAAAGATCAAAGTTTTAAAGTAGCAAATACTACACCTGATTCATTATTTCTTCAAAATGCTTTCTATAGAATGACTCAGGAAAAAGTTGATGCAGCAGTAATGGAAGTATCTTCACATGCTCTTGATCAGGGACGTGTTTGGGGCTGTGATTTTGATATTGCCATCTTTACGAATCTTACACAGGATCACCTCGACTACCATAAAAATATGGAAGAATATCAGTTTGCTAAAAGTCTTCTGTTCTCTCAAATGGGCAATACTTATCATAGAGCAGATCGAAAGGTAGCTGTCCTCAACAACGATGATCCAGCTTCTAAAATATTTGAGAGAGTTACATCTGCACAAGTGATTTCTTACGGGATCGACAATGATAGCGATGTTCGTGCTGCAGACATAACTATTGGCTCGCAAGGAACTTCGTTTACACTGGTTACACCAAAGGGTTCTAGGAAAGTTACACTTAAGCTTATCGGTAAGTTTTCCGTTTATAACGTACTTGCAGCTATTACAGCATGCTTATTATCCGGATTGGAACTTGATCAGATTATTTCATCTCTTGAAGATGTAACTGGCGTTTCAGGCAGATTTGAACCTGTAATAGCAGGGCAGGATTTTACGGTTATTGTTGACTATGCACATACACCTGACAGTTTGGAAAATGTTTTAAGAACGATTAAGGAATTTGCCAAAGGAAGTATCACTGCAATAGTAGGCTGTGGAGGCGACCGTGATAAAACAAAGCGCCCTCTAATGGCAGGTATTGCTGCAGACTTAGCAGACTCAGCTATTTTTACAAGTGATAATCCGCGTACAGAGGACCCGCTTCAGATTCTAAAGGATATGGAAGAGGGAGCAGACGAAGGAAGTTATGTGACGATTCCTGACCGAAAAAAAGCGATTGAATATGCAGTTGAGCGAGCAAAAACAAATGATGTTATACTTATTGCCGGCAAAGGCCACGAGACTTATCAGATAATTGGAAAAGACGTGTTTGATTTCGATGATAGAATCGTTGCACGTGAAGCGATTAAGGCGGTGAAAAAATGA
- the rsmH gene encoding 16S rRNA (cytosine(1402)-N(4))-methyltransferase RsmH, translating into MFDHITVLKQESVDALNIKPDGIYVDCTLGGAGHSALILSQLETGHLYAFDQDDKAIENARQVLKEYEGKFTIVRSNFRYIKEELNRLGVQEVDGILFDLGVSSPQLDEADRGFSYQHDSELDMRMDQTSELTAKQIVNEWSFNDLMKIISRYGEEKFAKQIARKIEAAREKKEIQTTGELVEIIKDAIPAPARRTGGHPAKRTFQAIRIAVNDELNAFEDALKDSIELLNIGGRIAVITFHSLEDRACKNILKKASTGPELPPGLPIISEEYKPTLKLITRKPIVPTENELEENRRSRSAKLRIAEKQK; encoded by the coding sequence TTGTTTGACCATATAACCGTTTTAAAACAAGAATCAGTAGATGCATTAAACATTAAACCAGATGGAATTTATGTTGATTGTACGTTGGGTGGGGCAGGCCATAGTGCACTTATACTGTCCCAATTAGAAACCGGTCATTTATATGCTTTTGATCAAGATGACAAAGCTATCGAAAATGCACGGCAGGTGTTGAAAGAATATGAAGGGAAGTTCACGATCGTCCGCAGTAATTTTCGGTACATAAAAGAAGAGCTGAACCGCCTTGGGGTACAAGAAGTAGATGGGATTCTTTTCGATCTTGGGGTTTCATCACCGCAGCTTGACGAAGCTGACAGGGGATTCAGTTATCAGCATGATTCTGAATTAGATATGCGAATGGATCAGACTAGTGAACTTACAGCGAAGCAAATTGTAAATGAATGGTCTTTTAACGACTTGATGAAGATTATTTCTCGATATGGCGAAGAAAAGTTCGCTAAGCAGATCGCAAGAAAAATTGAAGCGGCCAGAGAGAAAAAAGAGATTCAAACAACCGGTGAACTTGTCGAAATAATAAAGGATGCTATACCTGCACCTGCGAGAAGAACAGGTGGTCATCCGGCAAAAAGGACATTTCAAGCCATTCGTATTGCAGTTAATGATGAACTGAACGCCTTTGAAGATGCACTTAAAGACTCCATTGAACTATTGAATATCGGTGGACGTATTGCAGTCATCACGTTTCATTCACTTGAAGATCGTGCGTGTAAAAATATACTAAAAAAAGCCAGTACAGGCCCGGAACTCCCTCCAGGGCTGCCTATCATATCAGAAGAATACAAACCAACTTTAAAACTGATCACACGTAAACCAATTGTGCCAACAGAGAACGAGCTTGAAGAGAATAGAAGATCTCGATCAGCGAAACTAAGAATTGCCGAAAAGCAGAAATAG
- the mraY gene encoding phospho-N-acetylmuramoyl-pentapeptide-transferase yields MIEQVLLFTLVASFLIAVLSSPFFIPFLRRLKFGQSIRDEGPKSHQKKQGTPTMGGIVIVLALVVATYAMTAKFFTITTETHLLLLVTLGYALIGFLDDFIKVVKKRNLGLTSKQKLVGQLIIAALFYLGLKLIGFSTAVNIPGTDFSFDLGWFYPVFVLFMLIGASNAVNLTDGLDGLLAGTAAIAFGAFAVLASTMLQFEAAIFCVAVVGAVLGFLVFNAHPAKVFMGDTGSLALGGAISAVAILTKMEILLVIIGGVFVIETLSVMIQVTSFKLTGKRVFKMSPLHHHYELSGWSEWRIVVTFWLVGLVFAALGIYLEVWV; encoded by the coding sequence ATGATTGAGCAAGTCTTACTATTTACATTAGTTGCATCCTTTTTAATAGCAGTATTAAGTTCACCTTTTTTTATACCTTTTTTAAGAAGGCTGAAGTTCGGGCAAAGCATTCGTGATGAAGGACCTAAATCTCATCAGAAGAAACAAGGAACACCAACCATGGGTGGGATTGTTATCGTATTAGCCCTTGTGGTCGCTACATATGCGATGACTGCAAAGTTTTTCACCATTACCACTGAAACGCATCTTCTTCTTCTTGTGACATTAGGTTATGCACTCATAGGATTTTTAGATGATTTTATTAAAGTAGTTAAGAAAAGAAACCTTGGATTAACTTCCAAACAAAAGCTTGTTGGACAGCTGATCATTGCGGCTCTCTTTTATTTAGGGTTAAAATTGATCGGTTTTTCAACTGCGGTTAATATCCCAGGAACTGATTTTTCGTTTGACCTTGGGTGGTTTTATCCGGTCTTTGTACTATTTATGTTAATCGGTGCTTCTAACGCAGTAAATCTTACAGACGGCCTTGATGGGCTTCTGGCTGGAACTGCAGCTATCGCATTCGGTGCTTTTGCAGTATTAGCTTCAACGATGCTTCAATTTGAGGCGGCAATCTTCTGTGTGGCAGTTGTTGGTGCGGTTTTAGGATTCTTAGTGTTTAATGCACACCCTGCAAAAGTGTTTATGGGTGATACCGGCTCACTCGCACTAGGCGGTGCTATAAGTGCTGTTGCGATTTTAACGAAGATGGAAATTCTGCTTGTTATCATTGGGGGAGTATTTGTAATCGAAACTCTTTCGGTAATGATCCAGGTAACCTCTTTTAAGCTTACAGGCAAGCGGGTATTTAAAATGAGCCCGCTACACCATCATTATGAACTGTCTGGCTGGAGTGAGTGGCGCATCGTTGTTACTTTCTGGCTTGTTGGACTTGTATTTGCAGCTTTAGGAATTTATTTAGAGGTGTGGGTTTAA
- a CDS encoding stage V sporulation protein D, translating to MRVSNVTVRRRLIFVLVFGLAFFFVISVRLGYVQFVLGNMLTDQALDSWSRNIPFEPKRGKILDRNDVVLATNISAPTVFVVPRQVKEPEDTAEKLAAVLNISKTEVYKRITKKESIVRIDNGGRKISNNKAKEVEALNLSGVFVAEDSKRHYPYGAYLSHVLGFAGIDSQGLTGLELYYDDQLNGKKGHVSFFSDARGRRMPSLSDKYEKPKDGYDLRLTTDSRVQTIIERELDIAQATYNADGAIAIAMNPNTGEILGMSSRPDFDPEEYKRVAPEVYNRNLPVWAQYEPGSTFKIITLAAALEEGKVDLENDHFHDPGSIEVAGRKLKCWKAGGHGSQSFLEGVQNSCNPGFVILGQRLGKDKLFSYIKDFGFGEKTGVDLAGEGKGILFPLDRVGPLELATTAFGQGVSVTPIQQVAAVSAAVNGGYLYEPYIAKELVDPVTGKVVSKQTPKLKRKVISEETSKEVRHALESVVAQGTGKNAFVDGYRVGGKTGTAQKAEGGVYLKNNHIVSFIGMAPANNPEIVVYVAIDNPKETLQFGGIVAAPIVGNIIEDSLSAMGVEKQKGQIEKEKTWLDAPEVVVPNLVGKKTKELTNLLYNLKIETSGKGNYIVQQAPQAGVKLQAGKTIRLFLGDKKDVED from the coding sequence GTGCGAGTTTCAAATGTAACAGTACGCAGGCGCTTAATTTTTGTTCTTGTATTTGGACTAGCATTCTTTTTTGTTATATCGGTCCGTCTTGGATATGTACAGTTCGTTTTAGGGAATATGCTGACAGATCAAGCTCTGGATTCGTGGAGCCGGAATATTCCTTTTGAACCTAAGCGAGGTAAGATCCTTGATAGAAATGATGTAGTACTTGCTACAAATATCAGTGCTCCGACTGTCTTTGTTGTGCCAAGACAGGTCAAGGAACCAGAAGATACAGCTGAAAAACTTGCAGCAGTTCTGAATATATCAAAAACCGAAGTTTATAAGAGGATTACTAAAAAAGAGTCGATTGTAAGAATTGATAATGGCGGCAGGAAGATCAGTAACAACAAAGCGAAAGAGGTAGAAGCATTAAATCTTTCAGGTGTGTTTGTCGCTGAAGACAGCAAGCGTCATTATCCTTATGGTGCCTATCTCTCTCATGTGCTGGGTTTTGCAGGTATAGACAGTCAGGGCTTAACAGGTCTGGAACTATATTATGATGATCAATTAAACGGTAAAAAAGGACATGTTTCTTTCTTCTCTGATGCCCGCGGCAGAAGAATGCCTTCTTTATCTGATAAATATGAAAAACCTAAAGACGGGTACGATCTGAGACTTACCACTGATTCCAGAGTTCAGACGATCATTGAGCGGGAATTGGATATTGCACAAGCCACATACAATGCAGATGGAGCGATTGCAATCGCTATGAACCCGAACACCGGTGAAATTTTAGGTATGAGTTCAAGACCAGATTTTGATCCTGAAGAATACAAGCGTGTAGCCCCTGAAGTTTATAACCGCAACTTGCCGGTTTGGGCTCAGTATGAACCTGGTTCTACTTTTAAGATTATTACACTTGCAGCCGCTTTAGAAGAAGGTAAAGTGGACCTTGAAAATGACCACTTTCACGATCCAGGTTCGATTGAAGTTGCGGGTAGAAAGCTGAAATGCTGGAAAGCCGGAGGGCATGGCAGTCAGAGCTTTTTAGAAGGTGTTCAAAACTCGTGTAACCCAGGCTTTGTTATTTTAGGGCAGCGATTAGGAAAAGATAAACTGTTCTCATATATAAAAGACTTTGGATTTGGCGAAAAAACGGGGGTTGATCTTGCAGGTGAAGGAAAAGGAATCCTATTCCCGCTTGATCGTGTAGGTCCGTTAGAACTAGCAACAACGGCTTTTGGCCAGGGGGTTTCAGTTACTCCTATTCAGCAGGTTGCAGCCGTTTCTGCGGCCGTAAATGGGGGGTACTTGTACGAACCATATATAGCTAAAGAGTTAGTTGATCCTGTAACGGGTAAAGTAGTCAGTAAGCAAACTCCAAAACTTAAAAGAAAAGTTATTTCTGAAGAAACATCCAAAGAAGTCAGACATGCTTTAGAAAGTGTAGTTGCTCAAGGAACAGGGAAAAATGCATTTGTAGATGGTTACCGTGTTGGCGGTAAAACAGGTACTGCCCAAAAAGCAGAAGGCGGCGTCTATTTAAAAAATAATCATATCGTTTCTTTTATTGGAATGGCACCAGCGAACAACCCTGAGATTGTAGTTTATGTCGCAATCGACAATCCGAAAGAAACATTGCAGTTCGGGGGAATTGTCGCTGCGCCAATCGTTGGAAACATAATTGAAGACAGTCTTTCCGCAATGGGTGTAGAAAAACAAAAAGGGCAGATTGAGAAAGAAAAGACATGGCTTGATGCCCCTGAAGTGGTCGTACCAAATTTAGTAGGGAAGAAAACAAAAGAGCTGACAAATCTATTATACAATTTAAAAATTGAAACATCTGGCAAAGGGAATTACATCGTTCAGCAAGCTCCGCAAGCAGGAGTAAAGCTTCAGGCAGGAAAGACGATCCGTTTATTTTTGGGTGACAAAAAAGATGTGGAAGATTAA
- a CDS encoding penicillin-binding protein, whose protein sequence is MKLKRKNVGAGILMVLFTVLFFVLTSKFFLVASSQSAEGVDLIEYGQRKWMKSDVLDAKRGTMFDRNGEVVAQDIPSYSVIAILDKNYPNHIKDPEDAAGKLAKVIDTDKEKLVELLSKEGRFQVEIPSGRKVSYRKKEQIEDLKIPGIDFLRESRRYYPNQTFASHVIGYTGNGEKGVQAGLMGLEKSLNKYLQEKDGKITFLGDAFSRAIPANKESVEKPKHGQDVYLTIDEKIQLYLDEAMQEAAKEYEPEKITGIVADPKTGRILAMSNYPAFNPNQKDIKNYTNFAVSYPFEPGSTMKIFTLAAAIEEGKYNGNEQFQSGSYKLPNIGRPIYDHNRKGWGTITYNEGVQNSSNVAFSKLVREKLGYEKFRSYISKFGLDQKTNIDLPNEKNGSILYNYEIEKVTTAFGQGSTITPIQQIQAATAIANGGKMMQPYVIDKIMNPETKKVVQDNEPKVKGKPISEATSKQVRDILETVVTEGTGKPYMIDGYSVAGKTGTAQIPGKDGKYISGWGENVFSFIGMAPKDDPKLLVYVAVERPKVEFPEMGSTPTANIFTSVMKNSLQYLNIQPEAKEKQSKSKAKKTYGKELDNYTGQSAKEAKSELEKLGMQVSVIGSGDEVIKQEPYEGAYVIKGERVILRTSGDAKMPDLTNWSYMDILRLSKLLGLKETITGSGFAVKQNVKAGNPVKEGDYLVVQLEAPKETEPVSEENSEEAEQNGEGTEQNSEEETIVTD, encoded by the coding sequence ATGAAATTAAAAAGAAAAAATGTAGGAGCAGGTATTCTTATGGTTTTGTTTACCGTGCTCTTTTTTGTATTAACAAGCAAGTTCTTTCTCGTGGCATCTTCTCAATCTGCTGAAGGTGTAGATTTAATCGAATATGGTCAAAGAAAATGGATGAAGAGCGATGTTCTTGATGCGAAGCGCGGCACGATGTTTGACAGGAATGGTGAAGTAGTTGCACAAGATATTCCTTCTTACAGTGTAATTGCAATTCTTGACAAGAATTACCCGAATCATATCAAGGATCCAGAAGATGCTGCTGGAAAATTAGCTAAGGTTATTGATACTGATAAAGAAAAGCTAGTTGAATTGCTAAGCAAGGAAGGCCGTTTTCAGGTTGAGATCCCTTCAGGCCGAAAAGTTTCTTACCGCAAAAAGGAACAGATTGAAGACCTGAAGATTCCTGGAATTGATTTTCTTAGAGAATCCAGACGTTACTATCCTAATCAAACATTTGCCTCTCATGTTATCGGTTATACAGGAAATGGTGAAAAGGGAGTTCAAGCTGGATTGATGGGTCTTGAGAAATCATTGAATAAATATTTGCAGGAAAAGGACGGAAAGATTACATTTCTTGGAGATGCATTCAGCCGTGCTATCCCTGCTAATAAAGAATCGGTTGAGAAACCTAAGCATGGTCAGGATGTCTATTTGACTATCGATGAAAAGATCCAGTTATATTTGGATGAGGCGATGCAGGAAGCGGCTAAAGAATATGAACCAGAAAAGATTACAGGAATTGTTGCAGACCCTAAAACAGGAAGAATCCTAGCGATGAGCAACTATCCAGCTTTTAATCCGAATCAAAAAGATATCAAAAACTACACAAATTTTGCGGTTTCTTATCCTTTTGAACCTGGATCAACCATGAAAATCTTCACATTGGCAGCAGCTATTGAGGAAGGCAAATATAACGGAAACGAACAGTTCCAGTCAGGTTCGTACAAACTTCCGAATATCGGACGCCCGATATATGATCATAACCGCAAGGGCTGGGGAACGATTACTTACAATGAAGGGGTTCAAAACTCTTCTAACGTAGCATTCTCAAAATTAGTACGGGAAAAATTAGGGTACGAGAAATTTAGAAGCTACATCTCTAAATTTGGATTGGATCAAAAAACAAACATTGATCTGCCTAATGAGAAGAACGGTTCTATCCTATATAACTATGAAATTGAAAAAGTAACAACTGCGTTTGGACAAGGTTCCACTATTACACCTATTCAACAGATACAAGCGGCAACTGCGATTGCGAATGGCGGCAAAATGATGCAGCCATATGTGATCGATAAAATTATGAACCCTGAAACAAAAAAGGTGGTCCAAGATAATGAACCTAAAGTGAAAGGGAAGCCGATATCAGAAGCCACTTCCAAGCAAGTCAGGGACATTTTAGAAACGGTTGTAACTGAAGGAACTGGGAAGCCATACATGATTGATGGCTACAGTGTAGCAGGTAAAACTGGGACTGCACAGATTCCGGGAAAAGATGGGAAGTACATTTCAGGATGGGGAGAAAATGTCTTTTCATTTATTGGAATGGCACCTAAAGATGACCCTAAACTACTAGTGTATGTTGCTGTCGAACGTCCAAAGGTTGAATTTCCAGAAATGGGGTCTACACCAACAGCTAATATTTTTACCAGTGTTATGAAAAACAGCCTTCAATATTTAAATATCCAGCCGGAAGCGAAAGAAAAACAGAGTAAGTCGAAAGCGAAAAAAACATACGGTAAGGAATTGGATAATTACACAGGACAATCTGCTAAGGAAGCTAAATCTGAACTTGAAAAGTTAGGTATGCAAGTTTCTGTGATTGGCTCTGGAGATGAGGTTATAAAACAGGAGCCTTATGAAGGAGCTTATGTCATTAAGGGAGAGCGTGTTATTTTACGGACTTCAGGCGATGCCAAAATGCCGGATTTAACAAACTGGTCCTATATGGACATACTTCGCCTGAGCAAGCTTCTGGGACTGAAAGAAACAATCACAGGCAGCGGATTTGCAGTCAAACAAAACGTTAAGGCAGGGAACCCGGTAAAAGAGGGAGATTACCTGGTGGTTCAGCTTGAGGCACCAAAGGAAACTGAACCTGTATCAGAAGAAAATAGTGAAGAGGCAGAACAGAACGGCGAAGGAACGGAGCAGAACAGCGAAGAAGAAACCATAGTAACTGACTAA
- a CDS encoding UDP-N-acetylmuramoyl-tripeptide--D-alanyl-D-alanine ligase: protein MKLDIKELVALADRSSGKKENIVLESVSKDTRQKTENALYLPIAGERFDGHDFLLDAIKQGCIAAVWQEGKELPAGLPEDFPVLYTTDTVEYLQKISKYFLKKVNPVVVAVTGSNGKTTTKDMIESVSSTNFKTFKTQGNYNNHIGLPLTILAMEETTEVLILEMGMSNFDEISLLSKIAEPDAAVITNIGESHLEQLGSREGIAKAKLEIADGLKQGGLLIIDGDEPLLSHVKGENVLKVGFGDSCTLKLSNLQTDAQGVSFTLEEGTSVYRIPMLGRHNIKNAAYAIAIGHYLNIEENKIQEGLENLKVTSMRLEMKKGRKGTLLINDAYNASPTSMIAALSTLAELNDISRKVAVLGDMYELGSTEENMHRKIADHVAPSINHVITVGEKGAWIADELKKQNRKDLDVIQCLKKEEAQEPIEKLLSKDTAILFKASRGMVLETLISTFTEEEQESKK, encoded by the coding sequence ATGAAGCTGGATATAAAGGAACTGGTCGCATTAGCCGACCGGTCATCCGGAAAAAAAGAAAATATTGTATTAGAAAGTGTTTCAAAAGATACGAGACAAAAAACCGAGAACGCTCTTTACCTGCCAATTGCAGGAGAGCGGTTTGATGGGCACGATTTTTTACTCGATGCTATTAAACAAGGGTGCATCGCTGCTGTCTGGCAAGAAGGTAAAGAACTTCCTGCCGGGCTTCCAGAGGATTTCCCTGTACTTTACACAACAGATACAGTAGAGTACCTGCAAAAAATATCTAAGTATTTCCTTAAAAAAGTTAATCCTGTTGTAGTTGCTGTAACAGGGAGCAATGGCAAAACTACTACAAAGGACATGATTGAAAGTGTGTCTTCAACTAATTTCAAAACATTTAAGACACAAGGGAACTATAACAATCATATTGGACTTCCATTAACGATTCTCGCTATGGAGGAAACAACGGAAGTTTTAATACTTGAAATGGGAATGAGCAACTTTGATGAGATTTCCCTTTTAAGCAAAATTGCTGAACCAGATGCTGCTGTTATTACAAACATCGGCGAAAGCCATCTTGAACAGCTTGGCAGCCGTGAAGGTATAGCAAAAGCAAAGCTTGAGATTGCTGATGGGTTAAAACAAGGCGGTCTGCTCATCATTGATGGCGATGAACCGCTTCTTTCACATGTAAAGGGTGAAAATGTTCTTAAAGTCGGTTTTGGAGATTCTTGTACGCTTAAATTATCCAACTTGCAGACTGACGCGCAAGGTGTTTCTTTTACATTGGAAGAAGGTACTTCTGTGTACCGCATCCCTATGCTCGGGCGGCATAATATTAAAAATGCGGCATATGCAATTGCAATCGGGCATTACTTAAATATAGAAGAAAATAAAATCCAAGAAGGACTGGAAAATCTTAAAGTTACTTCAATGAGATTAGAGATGAAAAAGGGCCGAAAAGGTACGCTCCTGATTAACGATGCGTATAATGCGAGTCCAACGAGTATGATTGCTGCACTTTCAACGCTTGCAGAATTAAACGATATCTCCAGAAAAGTCGCAGTACTTGGAGATATGTATGAATTAGGCTCGACCGAAGAAAACATGCACAGAAAAATAGCTGATCATGTTGCTCCTTCAATTAACCATGTGATAACAGTTGGAGAAAAAGGAGCATGGATAGCAGACGAGTTAAAGAAACAAAACCGAAAAGACCTTGACGTAATTCAATGTCTGAAGAAAGAAGAAGCGCAGGAACCGATTGAAAAGCTCTTATCGAAAGACACTGCTATTCTTTTTAAAGCATCGAGAGGGATGGTTCTAGAAACCCTAATCTCTACATTTACAGAGGAAGAACAGGAGTCGAAAAAATGA
- the murD gene encoding UDP-N-acetylmuramoyl-L-alanine--D-glutamate ligase gives MKNKEFFTGKNILIVGLAKSGFAAAKLLHSFGAHVTVNDRQPREGNAEAEMLEQIGISVECGGHPFSLLDDDIDFLVKNPGIPYENPLIAEAVKRKIPVYTEVEIAGLISEASIIAITGSNGKTTTTTLIGEMLKNSAKTPVVAGNIGTVFSEVAAKSTSDDILVAELSSFQLMGTEKFKPQISVFLNLFEAHLDYHGSVDEYGKAKAKITENQDKDDYVIYNADDERVTELMKHSKAKHIPFSVKRQLKEGAYIQESTLYFQDRKIIELKDIVLPGEHNLSNIMAAVAASMLAGASTEQIGKVLTTFAGVTHRLQYVCEVEGRRFYNDSKATNILATKAALSAFEKNVILLAGGLDRGNTFDDLIPSLKNVKVLVTFGQTAEKMADAGRQAGIETIKRADNVEEAVPVAYSHSKDGDVILLSPACASWDQYKTFEQRGDMFINSVHKLK, from the coding sequence ATGAAGAACAAAGAGTTTTTTACAGGTAAAAACATTTTAATTGTAGGTTTGGCCAAAAGCGGTTTTGCTGCAGCAAAACTGCTTCATTCTTTTGGAGCACATGTTACAGTAAATGACAGACAGCCAAGAGAAGGGAATGCTGAAGCAGAAATGCTGGAGCAGATCGGAATTTCCGTAGAGTGTGGCGGACATCCATTTAGCCTGCTTGACGATGACATTGATTTTTTAGTGAAGAATCCTGGAATTCCTTACGAGAATCCATTAATAGCTGAAGCTGTAAAACGCAAAATTCCTGTTTATACTGAAGTAGAGATCGCGGGTCTTATTTCTGAAGCATCTATCATTGCCATAACAGGCTCAAATGGGAAAACAACAACCACGACATTAATTGGAGAAATGCTAAAAAACAGCGCTAAAACCCCAGTTGTTGCGGGCAATATAGGCACTGTTTTTTCAGAGGTTGCAGCAAAGTCAACCTCTGACGATATCCTTGTAGCAGAACTATCAAGTTTTCAGCTGATGGGTACAGAAAAATTCAAACCGCAAATCTCTGTCTTTTTGAATCTTTTTGAAGCGCATTTGGACTATCATGGCTCTGTGGATGAGTATGGAAAAGCAAAAGCAAAGATTACTGAGAACCAAGATAAGGACGATTATGTCATCTATAATGCGGATGATGAGCGTGTAACAGAACTTATGAAACATTCAAAAGCCAAGCATATCCCTTTTTCAGTTAAGAGACAGCTGAAAGAAGGAGCTTATATTCAAGAAAGTACTCTGTATTTTCAAGATAGAAAGATCATCGAGCTGAAAGATATCGTACTTCCTGGTGAACACAACTTGTCAAATATTATGGCGGCAGTTGCTGCGTCTATGCTTGCTGGTGCATCAACAGAACAAATTGGAAAAGTGTTAACAACCTTTGCTGGTGTAACTCACCGTCTTCAATATGTATGTGAGGTTGAGGGAAGACGATTTTATAATGATTCAAAAGCTACGAATATATTAGCAACAAAAGCCGCCCTTTCAGCTTTTGAAAAGAATGTTATTCTCTTGGCAGGCGGTCTCGACAGAGGAAACACATTTGATGACCTCATTCCATCATTAAAAAATGTAAAGGTACTTGTCACATTCGGCCAGACTGCAGAAAAAATGGCTGATGCAGGAAGACAAGCAGGAATAGAAACGATAAAACGTGCTGATAATGTGGAAGAAGCTGTTCCCGTGGCATACAGCCATTCAAAAGATGGTGACGTTATATTGCTTTCTCCTGCATGTGCAAGCTGGGATCAATATAAGACTTTTGAACAAAGAGGGGACATGTTTATCAACTCCGTGCATAAACTTAAATAA